Proteins encoded together in one Olsenella timonensis window:
- a CDS encoding DUF1836 domain-containing protein, with the protein MGEKDKIIAVPHVDAAARGALAERMRSVHVSRIREMPRIELYLDQLITLVSQELEFMKVPGETPVTGSMVNNYVKQGVIPAPRKKRYTRRHVASLLLVCAFKRVFTISQVKQIMERVYASDSDLAWLYDETCALLERSLAACFSPDGADAGRCCGIEPPSGEKSLDPELERLIVAAASSLATKVYVEQTLLLAEGVGPR; encoded by the coding sequence ATGGGCGAGAAGGACAAGATCATCGCGGTCCCGCACGTCGACGCAGCCGCGCGCGGCGCGCTCGCCGAGCGCATGCGGTCCGTGCACGTCTCCCGCATCCGGGAGATGCCCCGGATCGAGCTCTACCTCGACCAGCTCATCACGCTCGTCTCGCAGGAGCTCGAGTTCATGAAGGTCCCCGGGGAGACGCCCGTGACCGGCTCGATGGTCAACAACTACGTCAAGCAGGGCGTCATCCCGGCGCCGCGCAAGAAGCGCTACACCCGTCGCCACGTCGCGTCGCTGCTGCTGGTGTGCGCCTTCAAGCGCGTGTTTACGATCTCCCAGGTGAAGCAGATCATGGAGCGCGTCTACGCGTCCGACTCCGACCTCGCCTGGCTCTACGACGAGACGTGCGCCCTGCTCGAGCGCTCGCTCGCCGCGTGCTTCTCGCCCGACGGCGCTGACGCGGGGCGGTGCTGCGGCATCGAGCCGCCCTCGGGCGAGAAGAGCCTCGACCCCGAGCTCGAGCGCCTCATCGTCGCCGCGGCCTCCTCGCTCGCCACGAAGGTCTACGTCGAGCAGACGCTGCTGCTCGCCGAGGGGGTCGGACCGCGGTGA